The Gemmatimonas aurantiaca T-27 DNA segment CCGCGCGTATTCACCGCCCTCGCCGCCGCCATCGTCTTCGCTACGTGCAGTCGCCATGACGCACCACACGACGCATCGGCATCCGTATCGGCGGAACCCGCGATGTCCGGAACACCCATGGTGGTGACCGATACCATCGTGACGACCACGTTCGATGCGGCCGGCGTGGCCGATCCGGTGCAAGAGGCCACGATGAGCACGAAACTCATGGGCGCGGTCACGGCCGTACATGTGACTGCAGGTCAGATGGTGAGGGTCGGCCAGCCGCTTGTCGAGATCGATGCCCGAGACCTCACGGCGAAGGCCGCGCAGGTCGCGGCCTCCGTGGCTGATGCGGAAGCCATGCAACGGGAAGCGGCCACGCAGGCGGCGCGCTTCACGGCGCTATATCAGGATTCCGCAGCCACACGTGCGCAGTACGACGCCGCCTTGACGGGCCTTGCCCGTGCGGACGCCGGTCTGCGGGCCGCGCGCGCGAGCGTGGGCGAGCTGGAGTCCGTGCGAAGCTACGCCACGGTGCGTGCGCCCTTCAGTGGCATGATCACCATGCGGACGGCCGACGTCGGCAGCTTTGCAGCCCCCGGTGCGCCACTGGTCACCATTCAGGACATCTCCTCCTTGCGGCTCAGCGCCAGCATCCCCGCCGAGGTGGCCCGCACGCTCCACCGGGGTTCCGCCCTGTTGGTACAAGTGGACGGTGACTCCGGCAGAGCCACGGTTGAAGGTGTGATGCCCACTCGCAGCGGCGGACTGTTCATCGTCAATGCGCGGCTGATCAACACATCCAACCGCTATCGCGCCGGCAGTGTCGTCACGTTGCACGTGCCCATGGGAACGCGTGCCGCCATTGTCGTTCCTCACAACGCGCTCGTGCGCGAGGGGGACTTGGTCGGCGTCATCGTGCGCCAGAATGGCCTCGATGCCCGTCGCTGGGTGCGAATCGGCATGCAGACCGTCACTCATGTCGAGATCGTCAGTGGCCTGCGCGTCGGCGAGACCATCGTGCGCCCCGCAGCGGCACCGAGTCCAGCACAGGGCGGGATCTGACGATGAAGCGCTCATGGGGCATTTCCGGACGTGTGGCCAAGGTGTTCCTTCATTCCAAGCTCACGCCACTGCTCGCCATGGCGTCGCTCGCGATGGGCGTGCTGGGTATCCTCGCCACCCCGCGCGAAGAAGAGCCGCAGATCTCCGTTCCCATGATCGACGTGATCGTGGCCATGCCGGGAGCGACGCCCATCGAGGCGGAGAACCTGCTGGGACGACCAGTCGAACAGCGCATGCTGGAGATTTCCGGCGTCGATCACGTCTACACCGTGTCAGGTGATGGTTACGCCATGATCACGGTGCGCTTCAAGGTTGGCGAAGATCAGGAACGCAGTGTGACCAAGGTGCAAGCCAAACTGGCCAGCGCTTTGGACCGCGCCCCATTGGGTGCGCTCGCTCCCATCGTGAAGTCTCATTCGATCGACGATGTGCCGGTGCTGGCGCTCACGTTGCACGGCCAAGGCATGGACGCCAACACGCTCCGCCAGATTGGCGTCCACCTCGAAGACGAGATTCGCACAGTCCGGGAGGTGGCCGCGACCTTTGTCACCGGTGGT contains these protein-coding regions:
- a CDS encoding efflux RND transporter periplasmic adaptor subunit; protein product: MSPRVFTALAAAIVFATCSRHDAPHDASASVSAEPAMSGTPMVVTDTIVTTTFDAAGVADPVQEATMSTKLMGAVTAVHVTAGQMVRVGQPLVEIDARDLTAKAAQVAASVADAEAMQREAATQAARFTALYQDSAATRAQYDAALTGLARADAGLRAARASVGELESVRSYATVRAPFSGMITMRTADVGSFAAPGAPLVTIQDISSLRLSASIPAEVARTLHRGSALLVQVDGDSGRATVEGVMPTRSGGLFIVNARLINTSNRYRAGSVVTLHVPMGTRAAIVVPHNALVREGDLVGVIVRQNGLDARRWVRIGMQTVTHVEIVSGLRVGETIVRPAAAPSPAQGGI